ACTGGGCATCGTGTCTTCACCTACCGTTTCGCAGCTTTTGTTGATGAcattcatgaggttggttgggaatTCACTTGATATCATCATCCTTTCTTCTCGGTTACCTGTCACTAGAGTTTTGCACACGAAAGAAGATCTTGGGTTTTATGACGTTAGTGACCTGCGTTAGTTTTAGAtttagaagaaactaaaaatttaactaagaaatcCCTACAGACGGTGCCAAAATTTTggaacaaaaatataaattttggttcaaataattaaatttatataaacaAGGGTTAATCTTAGCTAACAATAATATCCTTATATCTTAGTTTTAAAAGAAGCAATAGATATCATATAGATTTGGACGAACAGTAGCAGTATCACGTAATAAATGTTCTGAAAAATCAGGAACACTAATGCAGCATACAATATTTAATGAAtagcaataaatgatatttaagtaAATATGAGAAATGATTCACTCAATAAAGGATGGAATAAGTGGATCTTCCTCCTGACAATGATTGTTGGATAAATCCTCGAATAATCGAGGATTTCTCAAATCTGATGGTAAAGTATAGACAAGAATTTAATGAAAAAGTGATGTTTGTATCAAGTGAGTAGCTGAATCTTTTGAGTCAAAGTGATTCTTTTACAAATAAGTATCACATGCTCCCTATCatatctctttttctatttatatgggacatgtTCCTAAGTaatcctaatagtacaagtgcggAGAATATTCActcgaatattttatttaatatCTTATCTTGAAAACTAGTCGTTACAGCTCTATCAATGGTGCTCGGCCTCAACCTCGACCCTTGTTGACGCCTTGACAATGGATCTCGTCGACACTTCGACCACATGCTTTGCGACTTCTTGGATCATCTTGACAAATGATGATTTGAGGATTCTTCCCTATCATGGCCTAAATATTCTAAAGGCGAATTTTAACCCATACACAAAGTCATGCCTATGTACAGATAAGAGGGGTCACCGAACCCCGTTAATCTCGGTAAAAATTCTAGATATATAAGTACATATATGTTGAAAATGGTTATATATTTTGCCTGTAATCATTAGGATTAAAAGTTTGATTGGGCACTGATTGAGCAGTCCATTTATGTGTCCCGCCACTTTCAAAGTTTGGGTCTGCCTCTGCTTAGGTGGTCCAATTACAATCTAGATGTCTTCCAACCACCAGCATAATCTCATTAAAATCTTATTTCGTTTCTTCAACAGAAGTTGTGGTTATAGGTGGGGGATTATCAAGAAGAAAGACATTCTTGAGGATAACTCCATTCTTTAGCACTCATATGATCCCATTAAGACACTTTCCATTTCTGTTGATTGTAATTGATCTTGGCTACTAAAAATAGATGATGATTAGTTGTTGAGATGGCTCAATTAATTAGGAGGTAGTTAGAGGGTAGTTAAAACACATGTTCTGCATATGGGTTCGGAAATTAGTTACAACTAACTTTCCCGCCTAAACTGATCTTCCTTTATTAGCTCAAATAGACTTGATTTATATTCATTCTGTTTTTGAAAGATAATCAATAAATCCTCTCTTTTTTTACTTCTCTCTAAGTTCAGCTGGGTTTACCAGCATCGAGTAGGTTGTTCAAGAGTAATTCCTTGTTTTACTTTTAAGGAACACTCTAGTTCTTTCTCGAATTGGATAACAAAATACTGAACTTGCatgattggtatcagagcaagccATTCTCGGACCAATCAATGGGGGATCACAACACAAGGATGCAGGAATTGAGGAAAGAGGTCGATAATCTCAAAGGTTCCATGGATACTGTGGTCAGTTCTATTTCTGATTTGAGACAGATGATGGATGCAAAAGTAGCCCAAGCTATGGAGGAAATCAAAAATATTATATTGGGCAATTTAACCATGGGAGGTGATGCGCAGTCGACGAGAGAAGAAGTTGTTGCAGATCGAGTACCAGCAGTTGTGCAAAATAGAAATGACGAGTATCAATTGCCAACTCGGAGTTATCAAGTTGAATTTCCAAAATTCAATGGTGAAGGTCTGAAGGATTGGCTATACCAGTGTGAGCAATTCTTTGATGTTGATGGAACTCCTGAAAGCTCAAAGGTGAAACTTGCTTCTTGCAAGGTGGAAAGCAGGGCCCTTCAATGGCACCAGTATTTTATGAAGCATCACGTGACTAGAGAATGGCCTAGGTGGAGAAAATACGTGAGGTGCCTATATGCCATATTTGGATCAGAATTATTTGATGATCCTATGGGAGATCTGAAGGACTTAAGGCAGGTGAGTTCAGTGCAAGATTATGTTGATCTTTTTGATGAATTACTTACTAGAGTCAAATTATCTGAAGACTACGTAGTCAGTTGTTTCATCAGAGGGTTAAAGCCTGAGATTGGATTGCCAATTAAAATGTTGAGTCCTAGAACCCTAGCTAAAGCTATCAGTTTGGCCCGGATATAGGAACAGACATTAGTGGTGCAGAAGAAGGTCTTCACCTCTGCACCTATATTACCTACCCCCAGAAATAttcccagatttccaaagtcctcAAACCAAAATAGTTCCTATACCAAACCTAGTCTATCTCACAGAGTGACTCCCACTTCTGTGGGAAATTCTAAAACAATATATAAGAAGCCCAAATTATTAACACCTACTGAAATAGAGGAAAGAATGAGTAAGGGTTTATGTTTTAACTGTGATGAGAAATATACATTTAGGCATGTGTGCAAAAATAAGAGGCATTTATTCTACATGGAGGTAGAGGAACAATAGGATCCAGTTGAATTAGAAGAGGAGGCGATATTTGATGCAGCTGAACTTTTAACTATAATGGCCCAGGGATTAGAAACAGATGAAGAGGGATCCATTTTGCCTCTTGTGTCAATGCATGCTATAAGTGGGATTCATGATTTTAGAACCATGAGGGTGACAGTTTTTGTCACGGGCAAGGATGTACAAATTCTTATTGATACTGGGAGCACACATAATTTCTGGATATCAATATTGCCAAGAAGCTGGGGTGTTTGATGATTGCTATTGCTCCTTTTAATGTATCACTTGCTAATGGGAGTGAAGTGTAGAGCCATTATATTTACAAGAACCTGGAGTGGAAGATACAAG
Above is a window of Nicotiana tabacum cultivar K326 chromosome 8, ASM71507v2, whole genome shotgun sequence DNA encoding:
- the LOC142163045 gene encoding uncharacterized protein LOC142163045; this encodes MGDHNTRMQELRKEVDNLKGSMDTVVSSISDLRQMMDAKVAQAMEEIKNIILGNLTMGGDAQSTREEVVADRVPAVVQNRNDEYQLPTRSYQVEFPKFNGEGLKDWLYQCEQFFDVDGTPESSKVKLASCKVESRALQWHQYFMKHHVTREWPRWRKYVRCLYAIFGSELFDDPMGDLKDLRQVSSVQDYVDLFDELLTRVKLSEDYVVSCFIRGLKPEIGLPIKMLSPRTLAKAISLARI